The segment AATGACTTTAAACGTCTCAGTTaattcttaaaaacaaaacgTGCAGATGACGAAATAGCCACAATGAAGTCACCTTATGACGAGTTTAAACGGCTTAGCGACGTGGCTAGCTAGCAATGTTACGTTAGCTACGTTAACATTTTAACCCATTTTCTCTCACGTCCTcgctaactttttttttttttgcagtgtcaAAATAGCCGCTGGCGCCGTAGTTTGTGTTGAAAGTGAAATCAGAGGAGATGTCACCATAGGTAAGATGTTTTGAGTGACTTACAAGAAACTGCTGACTTGACAAAACTGCATTTCTTTACCTTTAATCCGTTCAGTCGCGTAACTACTTTTCCTGATTTACTGTCGTGTGTGTTCAGTATCTCTCCTCAAAACTTTTCTTTGCGTTTACTCAGGTCCCAGAACAGTGGTCCACCCGAAAGCTCGTATCATTGCAGAGGCAGGACCCATAGTGATCGGAGAAGGCAATTTGATCGAGGAGCAAGCTCTCATCATTAACAGGTGATTCCTTATATGTCAGTGTAATCTCTTCTAcccatatttgtgtgtgtactgtttctgttttgtaacCATTATAATAATTACAAGCTTGTTTTTCTATCCAACAGTTACCCAGAGAACATCACACCAGATTCAGAAGTGGAACCAAAGACTATGACCATCGGTATCAACAACGTGTTTGAAGTTGGCTGTGGTATCCTTTTCACTAGTCTTGACTCCACCGGTTAACGGCTGCACTTTTATAACCATGTAAAGATTCTGAGCTGTCAAAATCGAATTTTGCTTTAACTGATGATCCAGTGTCACAAGCCCTGAAAATCGGGGACAACAATGTGATAGAATCAAAAGGTAAGATGTTCGCATCTTTGTTCTGACTTTGATTGTGTGCTCATGTAGAGATGTGAGCGGCTGCAGCAtctgaaagaaagaatgaagtCACTCACTAGCTAATGTCTTCTATTGTGTTGTGTAGCTGACGTCGGTAGGAATGTGATCCTCACCAGTGGATGTATCATCGGGGCCTTCTGTCAGGTCAACACCTGCGAGGTCATCCCTGAGAACACGGTCATCTACGGCTCTGGATGTATGAGGCGGGTTCAGACAGAGAGACCGCAGGTACACAGTTACACTCATTGGCAACATATTGACTGTAAACGGGAAACGTCAGGAAAAATGTCACCCAAGAGGAGAAACACTGACAAATAAAGGATTTGTTTTTCTAGATGATGTGTCTCAACAAGACAAAATAATTGTGTTGACCAAGTGTTGGAAATGTTATAAAAGTTCAAGGGATGAACCATTTAACAGCacgactgtaaaaaaaaaagaaaaaacacatgactagtgttgataaataaataagcagcAGATTATCTACATATGCTGACTGTTAACATGGGTTAGCAAGTACATACTGTGCATATTAATGTGAATGATTCTTTGACCTGATCAGAAGAGTTTTCATGACTGAAAGCTCCAACATATATGATGATTAAGAAGTAAGGGCCTTTTAAACTATGCAGATAAACATACAGCTACATATCGGCATAAACTGAATCTCagatatgtttgtttgtctgtttgtttgtttggagcCCGTCTCACTTTAAAGTAGTACGCAACAAAACTTCCATATTTAAACTAAAGGTATCACTCCATGAGATTTAACACATTACTGCGTATCTACACTGATGGAGACACAAAGGACTTTACACCATAATTCACTTTACAGCATTACAGTTTTTATCTCCTTTGAATTTTCTTCATGTTGCCTCAACCTGTCCAGGAAGcactataaatattaaataaatattaaataaacgGTAAACTGCAGCGTACTGTGGTTGTTAGTTGTGCAAATCATagtgaaaaaaacacttttatgtcTTCTGCTTATCAACAcgtttgtcttttcttcttttcagccGCAGACTCTTCAGCTCGACTTCCTGATGAAGATTCTGCCGAACTACCatcatttaaagaaaacagtgaaagcgGGTCACGCTGCTAACTGAAGGGTTTTATTGTAAACGGCCGGCCGGCACATATTTAAATAGGTAATGCTGAatgtatataattatataatatgtataacaAGCTTCATCAGTACTTTTTCTCACTGGTATTTTCTAACTGCAAACGTTTCCTCTTCATGTATCGTTTTCTATGATTCATTAAATAACCTCGAATGCTGATTCGTGTTCTATTTTATGATCACAGTAGTTACTGGTTATTTCATCACTGGGTTTTACATAAACCAGTAAGAACACAGGAATTAAAGGGTTTTCAGTGTAAATCCACATTTTGAAAATTGGCACAGTTACAGCCGTCGATTCTTAATTtaagttttatataaaacaagaaaaagaagaagaagaagaggaagaggaagacctCAGAAAAGCTGCAGTGAATGTAAATGAAGGAATAAGGCAGCATCATGTAACAGtgtcatttattaaaataaattcacaatATTCTAGCATTTTAAACCTTTGTTTTGATGCTATGgtgtaaaacaatttaaatattttggaaTTCAATGAGAAGTAACGTCCCAGATGGTTCTTCAGCCATTCCTGTTGAAATGGTGGAAAGTTTTCAATATTTGAGgaatatttcctcaaataatatcttctacacacacacgtttgtgaTACACTgagtaaaatgaagaaaataatatttacaCACTGTAACTCTCGTTTGCAGTTTACAGTCAGATGACAGCGCCCCCTGTACGGATGGTGGttttggtgggggggggggggtattcagCATCATTAATGGTCTCAGTACTCCTTCCCTCAAGGGTCCTGCAGTTATCACAATCAATAACCAAACTAAGAAGGATTCCACACAATAGTTGCTATTTACTCCGTGTAATACGAGATCACAGCAGAGCGAGAAGAAAAGACATAAACAGCCATAAAGAGTCTTTGTATTGTAGTGAGGCCAGCGTCCGTCACCAGCCATGTCTGGATTACTGATTCTACATCACTGTGAGGGCGTGAAGCAGCGGATTTCACTTCTTCACAGGGACGCCGTCCGTATAGTCCTCCAGAACTCCCGCCAGATGGTTGTTGTGAGTCTTGAAGTGTCTCTTCCTCTGCCCAccttgcttcttcttcttctgaacTGGTAACTGCAGGAAGCACACATGACAACAGTGAGTGTTGCTGTTCAAGGACAACTTGGTGGTTTTTCAACCTGgactgtatttttctgtcattttaggtctAAGTGACTACTGGGGACAACAAGTATTGAGCGAGATCACTGCAGCCGGTAGCCGTGAAACAGGTTGCAGTGTAATCATAAAGGAGAAAGCCATTATTTCTAATGAAATGAACAGT is part of the Thunnus albacares chromosome 3, fThuAlb1.1, whole genome shotgun sequence genome and harbors:
- the LOC122977548 gene encoding dynactin subunit 6-like encodes the protein MADKQNAQKSVKIAAGAVVCVESEIRGDVTIGPRTVVHPKARIIAEAGPIVIGEGNLIEEQALIINSYPENITPDSEVEPKTMTIGINNVFEVGCVSQALKIGDNNVIESKADVGRNVILTSGCIIGAFCQVNTCEVIPENTVIYGSGCMRRVQTERPQPQTLQLDFLMKILPNYHHLKKTVKAGHAAN